The following DNA comes from Erigeron canadensis isolate Cc75 chromosome 3, C_canadensis_v1, whole genome shotgun sequence.
aaatgtaaatttatacatcgtttattttaattaatttgataatttcaagggcaatcaaaatcttttttttttattttaaaaatgataaataaggGCAAATGGGCAATCTCATACTTTCCCTTACTAATCCTTGTATCTCAAATATATCCAACCTTGCCTATAAAGCAAGGCACATAATGCATTAAAATTAGTACTTTACTTATATATGatcattataaaaataaaaatggactTTTCACCCTttcacataattttttaaatttttttttttaagtgagtTTTGATTCAGACTTGTTGCAAACAATTTTAACCAGAGATTTTCTAGACCTCCAAACCCCTTCTCATAGGAAATTcctttgagatgagaacccaagactcgaacttAAGACCTTGGATAAACTCACCTGTGGCCCTCATAGTGAATTTGGAAGATCGGCCCACTTGAGACCCATTCACTTAATTAAACAGTCACCTATCTTTTGTACCTATCTGTTATGTATCATTTATGATTTGACCCCAATCCACCCCACTTAAGATGCCGGAAACAAAAAGGATCTCGACGCCTCATCTTTGACtaatcaaatataaaatcaCTAGTAACAagaaacacttttaaaatgatCACCATACACCACCCCAATTGATGGTGTGGTGGTCTCAGCATGGTAATTACCATATTATGTCTTGTGTGTGGTTTTAATTCGGGTTAATATAGTATGATTAATTTTCTGGTAAGTGTGGTTTTTACAGTACAACTCGTGCAACATCTTTAAGTTAAGGTGTTTTTGTGATTTCGAGTGTCTTTGTGTTTTTATGTTGGATGAAATGAATGTAATGTTTGCCCATAAAAAATACTATCACATTGATAATTGGGGCCTGACGAATCCAGTGTAGATGACCCAAATACCAATACCACATCTTTGATATCAAGAAAGCCCAGCACCTCTGAAAAGCCCATATCAGAAACTTAAAATAAACTAGACTTTGAATTAGACAATTAAGTGAATTGAGTCAACTTTGATTAGTGAATTCAGTCATCTTAtattaggattaggattaggattagggTTAGGACTAGGTCAGTATAACTTCTTGTGGTTAACGTCCCATTTCACTACGCAATATCATATAATTTTGTCGAATTAATCCGTGTATATCCACCACATTAAGTTGTAAACGAGTATCCATACAAAagtgatgatgaagttattgGATGGAATTCAAATAAGTTGAAAGATTCAATTAATATGAATCTGCCATGggttttattttgataatatatatgaagATCAATAGTCAAAAGAGAAGCATTAACTCGAGTACTAAAATTCCAACTATAAATAGCCTTAGTATAATTAAACATATAGGGATTCATATCCCAACCAAGCTTTTTTGGTATCTAGAACACACCTAgtatttgcagcgatagtcgctgcaaatagtgcggGCTCCCCTGTCTGTAATGGCAAATCTGACAAAAAATAGCGGGACCCCTAtcagtaatcgctgcaaatagttagatataaacaaaaacaccactatttgcagcgataatcGATGCAAATAGTCtggtttaattaccaaaaaaatggTCGGGATACCAGCCGCCAAACATATTAAGAAGCAAACATCAATGATTATGATTAATGAGAAGCATTAACTCGATCAAagttttctttgaataatagcaattataattatatgatgAAAAACAACAATGATTATGATTAATGAGAAATTTCTCCGTAAAATTTGTAATTTGAGAAAAACAAAGTGAATGTGGATGCGTGATGTTAGCATTTATACTCTTATGTTTTATGCCTATTGTCAAATTCTCTGTAGATGGGCACGGAGAAATTTTTCTTCATATGACTTCTCCCCATTTCTTCACAATTTAGATGgaaatcaaaatataaagaaactgATATCTCGGGAGTTTAATTTCTCTGTGTCTCCCAACTGACTGATAAAAGATCTGCTATCCATTCAATATAATGTATCCAATAAAAGCAGGGTCCATTTCAATGGAAGTGATCAGTATTTTAAAGAAGATAAATTGCATTCCTATACATACaattacaaaacatatatcCTGCTTGTACCATAATAACACTTCATTTTGGAAAACTTTCATTACTACATACACAACTTCATTAACAAGTTGCCAAGTGAAAATTACCAAAACCTTTAATTTGATTACCACATCTTAACGTAGAACAATAAATAAAGGActatttgtccaagaaaaccTACTTCAACTAAACCATAAACAACATAACCACAACCATAAATCCGAACCTTAAAACAGACCATCCTGCATCCCTAAAACCTGCAGAAACAACCACCCTTATATCGTCCACCACGGGTCCACATAAAGAGCTCATATCATCACTCCGGGTGTTGTAATACACACTATAGAATGCCACCCGCGTCCTCTCAGCCTTGGCCGTAAAATTCACGTCTGCAGTTTGGAATGTGGAATTAGCATTGGGGGTATAGTGTATATTCTCAGCTTGGTCACCCGCAAAGGCCATTACTGCTAGTGGTTGCTTGCACGAGTCTCCAGCATGGCCAAGTGAGAATGACATTCTATAAGGCTTGTTTGGGGTGGTTGGCACCATTTGTGAAATTATGCCTTCTTTACCGGAAAGTAATTCAAGGGCCCGTTTTCCTCCAGGCACTGAGAAATGGTATGAGTTAATGTAACGGACTGCTCGGTTAGACTCAACTATCCAACCGGGCAAAGATGAAGTTTCTTCATCCAGGTTGGTTGGGAGTAGAACTCCTAGGGAAGCATTTCTAAACATCCACGGGCCTTCTTCAAAGTCTCCATTTAAAACTGCATTATCTGTAACAATGATCACAGTTAAATTGGTGACTTCAGGCTGAATTCAAGATTGCAAAACTACTGTTATTTCTAATTTTCAAGAGTAgagttatttttttgtttactgATCAAacagtttatattttttataatcataatcatatatgacattataataattaattactattatataaaaaggtACAAAATTTAGATAAATATCTTTTTGGTAACCCAAATACCCAATGCAAAAGAAAAGTTGTTACTCAACCCGCCCAATTTGccaatgataaaaataaaccTTTTGGTTTTGTTGGTACAAAAAGCTTTTTAATGGCAATGTCATCGATGATGGGACCACAAGTGGGGTCATCTTCCATGCCGGGATTTGTAAAAACGACATGGGCATCTTCTTGGTCCGCCTGAAACGCCCATGCGTAGGTATCCCATCCTTGGACACTATACAACGTTTGAAGATCAATGTTTTGTGAGGCTGGTGGAACCGACACGTTTAGTGACTCAAGCTGGGCACACGTGCGAGACGCACTGAACGTTATCGAGTAGATCTCGCCTTTTTCTAGTTTCACTTCTTGGCTGATCTGTGCATCATTGCCTAGCCTCACTGCATGTCTTCCTTCTGGTACAATGAGGATCATTCCACCTTGTTTCTGGCCCGACGCCACTAGCTCCACTGTACCGTTTAGCTTCCAGTTTGGAACGGCATTGGGGCTGTCGCCGACGCCATCATCACCGAAGCCTCCAGACGGTGCTGTCTCGAAATCACCATTGATTAATAAGCCTACAATTTGTGAAAAGTAACTTGTTATTTATTGTATGGAAAAAATGTGTCATAATAACTTGAATGTCAATATAGAATTTTACTATAATATTTAACTTCAAATCTAAGTCAAACTTTCAATTTTTAACACGGATAGCAAATTTCTGTCaagacaaaaatattttgtttatgtttgttaagcATTCTAATTAGTGTTTgactattttccatttttatatcaatttaatATGGTAATTGCTTCATTAATTTCTTAATACTTTAAAGATTAAATTTAAGACcatgagtat
Coding sequences within:
- the LOC122591278 gene encoding uncharacterized protein LOC122591278 — encoded protein: MGGSAASTLVFCLVIFHLVSAALAADADAEDGLLINGDFETAPSGGFGDDGVGDSPNAVPNWKLNGTVELVASGQKQGGMILIVPEGRHAVRLGNDAQISQEVKLEKGEIYSITFSASRTCAQLESLNVSVPPASQNIDLQTLYSVQGWDTYAWAFQADQEDAHVVFTNPGMEDDPTCGPIIDDIAIKKLFVPTKPKDNAVLNGDFEEGPWMFRNASLGVLLPTNLDEETSSLPGWIVESNRAVRYINSYHFSVPGGKRALELLSGKEGIISQMVPTTPNKPYRMSFSLGHAGDSCKQPLAVMAFAGDQAENIHYTPNANSTFQTADVNFTAKAERTRVAFYSVYYNTRSDDMSSLCGPVVDDIRVVVSAGFRDAGWSVLRFGFMVVVMLFMV